In bacterium, the following are encoded in one genomic region:
- a CDS encoding GGDEF domain-containing protein, translated as MRLFTLRFKDTGLERKFREEYARKSLPIIRLALLFGIFLYSIFALLDAVIVGTLKTVIWMIRFEFVVPVIFILFFLTFLKIFHRHLQMISSLAALIGGFGILAMLALIKPPSMYLYSQGLTLVLFFNFALLRLRFVYAAINGIILLIGFQIVSLKVNPLPKAVFINNNFFLVSTYAGGLFISYVMEKLERENFLHTITLKKIAETDGLTGVMNRNSLLSTLKIEAQRVAQKGENLVFCMIDLDNFKEVNDYFGHLKGDEHLKNFGQILSKKFRTTDYVGRVGGDEFGVILVGLSDIGRVIDAFRDVRKEYFSLQADSVTKSSFSVGCVFFNSPEASQDEFFFYSLADIALSKAKEKKNTICIVDQRNKCLYFGEIKS; from the coding sequence ATGAGATTGTTTACTTTGCGCTTTAAAGACACGGGTCTTGAGAGAAAATTCCGTGAGGAATATGCACGAAAATCTTTGCCAATTATAAGGTTGGCCTTACTTTTTGGTATTTTCCTATATTCAATCTTTGCCTTACTTGACGCTGTAATAGTTGGGACTTTGAAAACGGTAATTTGGATGATCAGATTCGAGTTTGTCGTTCCTGTTATTTTTATTTTATTTTTCCTGACTTTTCTAAAAATTTTTCACAGGCATTTACAAATGATATCATCTCTTGCTGCACTAATAGGTGGTTTTGGTATCCTTGCAATGCTTGCGCTTATAAAACCCCCTTCAATGTATCTGTACTCTCAAGGCTTGACATTGGTTTTGTTTTTTAACTTTGCTCTGCTGAGGTTAAGGTTTGTCTACGCAGCAATTAACGGTATTATTCTCTTAATTGGATTTCAAATTGTGAGTTTGAAAGTTAATCCGTTACCAAAGGCGGTTTTTATTAACAACAATTTTTTCCTCGTCTCTACTTACGCAGGTGGTCTTTTTATCTCCTACGTTATGGAAAAACTGGAAAGGGAAAATTTTCTACACACTATAACTCTTAAAAAAATTGCCGAAACAGACGGACTTACTGGAGTAATGAACAGAAACTCTCTTCTTAGCACATTAAAGATAGAAGCACAAAGAGTTGCCCAAAAAGGCGAAAACCTTGTTTTTTGCATGATAGACCTGGATAACTTTAAAGAGGTTAATGATTATTTTGGACATCTAAAAGGGGATGAACATTTGAAGAATTTCGGACAAATATTGTCTAAGAAATTTCGCACGACAGACTATGTCGGCAGGGTAGGGGGCGATGAATTCGGTGTAATCCTTGTTGGGCTTTCTGACATAGGAAGAGTGATTGATGCTTTTAGAGACGTTAGAAAAGAATATTTTAGCTTACAGGCAGATTCAGTTACTAAATCATCATTTTCCGTGGGATGTGTCTTCTTTAATAGTCCCGAAGCATCTCAGGATGAGTTTTTCTTCTATTCTTTAGCTGATATTGCCCTTTCGAAAGCCAAGGAGAAAAAGAATACTATATGCATTGTGGACCAGAGAAACAAATGTCTTTATTTCGGAGAAATAAAATCTTAA